The following coding sequences lie in one Nitrososphaerota archaeon genomic window:
- a CDS encoding carboxypeptidase-like regulatory domain-containing protein yields the protein MNNRKILVLFLALATILAFAPFVLPIQAQAYETAWLKVVTPSWNRPATAFNPLPDPAAKGVADRYNVTNAFVELYTKIPAVSEEPILLGTFRTNGTGFVQIKWPTVYGGYEVTNFTVWIHWKDTEIYIYSLTVGSSFDGTTETVFANQSRRWNGAIVATGTWPTGWPADGIEDQLGTDDLTKFATDFSSPGKAFVAHAAIIFKDIQTKDIYGNSLGNTVIRVYENKITDQASTESLIYGGTADANGLLKNVPIPLNLTSGISGINFPILNGSIAVWWETVLVGFANHTAPQYFNATGDPSPAGTGYNGTTNTITCNVGIATWNVTDSAVSIQPLWGARIKINVLGVDVAGTPVNYAIDKWFLTGKNGAAEVFLPNATNNLRYCYSPVDIAVIDTASFADDVKFLGLGIEVEWKGGVKNAYGGSWVLVNYTFLNATDPVLMPSEFWDALPAPDPTTVEVLVRATVYDIAFKVVDALGVPVDGALVTLIRQNGPSVKKESGRLSGIDMAEYDYTTESGYVFFHQLPGKLLGYGTFPAVYGVEVFYEGIKVYSNLTVLKPLDSSVNTLDTVTIDNYLYGSKDIPYIVLNASIFKVKVHLADCNFNGLPYVTVNYTHPTYGPVVDSSDGDGNIDLVAVPGKYEFTAVFFKGKLAYAVDGNNTIIVSKNVNLAVNVKFKIADIILTFYDADKEVTIPNLNATLSWIGTLPNGTKAVFEEKTLNGTLVDGTPYRVYRDDTRTKVIFKQMPSAVYNITVTTKVADGSGKELTPGKAYWPNKRTVYFEAFKSITIDCSNVNLDILTWAYDWTLNVINGLKPLANVTVYVYNDEDRLMGTWVTDATGVLKFDVEQANYKTDTTTAYTTKRIWWNGTYRIEIEYKAAWDYLVTLVYNASVTNQTASAHKFDLQENEHKETLKVPVGDIIIRAADKCGKPLYGKFDNATVELGIYKINLDTGESAVIKHEVVEVNATGFAVWLHVPTAGWFNATQMGPYEVIKNFTVRVLWYNNSAVVYEKVWNMTKEGLDFVKEGIYCEVYNITFVTAICKDVNRAVKNLNVTIWWSNATNPTQKVYPKWWNGTAWITDPAEGKMPWKEGKWTFVMVPGPKYFNVSDAYYHVHVYNDAFEDTGITELAYPGPMGTELSYLYWDPVEGEWLPDAPHCIFSGKEFRVGIKLNATDIEASALTWRREEYRLVKYPVVGYVVEAEVTIPLDVTLKFKGLTGPDGKILFKSGDTIDKVIWAGSTIDHIVIKPSDDLQTPASDLWRSWMEANVGRANEKFVIKDFAKVLKPMEGAILELEDIPVEVADNDPDTGLHVPFKVHGNYTAVTVTVSDFNGRPIPGAFVELIELTSRKVSSWSYTDKNGQTVIMNVTAGWPTVTWNNYIIRVYFLGYAPAEVGGAIPIWPITTTKISIPVVYDTWEDEPMHKWITVYNEKGWYVVEECGKHSDVIARVFDMRLSFFYEKSKPIDVTVDIAPLNLAPEDLGLKGLAAKDGTLLLQKLVRGTYKVTAYWKGKIVATKTIDVSQVNVGTVYAEISVEVYDLTLLVTSATGVPLSDAEVEVVGVGKVKAANGIASFPALPAGVYTVTATWSNYGKTVKVAEATSELARLKETGKLVANVFDVVLTLVDGKARPISGATIKLAGVPATTDVNGKAVFTLVPAEVGGTVYDVSAEKDGKEVAKASVTVSPTRTEFTVLGGLYDLRVQVVGAAGQGLASSTVVVKRAGVEVATLTTDPNGVAVVPQLVASDYDVEVLYKGFSGSASISASDLAAGKAVVISLPPYAEVFGIVLTYWTFLAIVIGLILLVIVLVVLLSEYITWRRRKLGIYLPPPPKKEEK from the coding sequence ATGAATAATAGAAAAATATTAGTATTATTTCTAGCTTTAGCAACAATACTTGCTTTTGCACCATTTGTATTACCAATACAAGCACAAGCATATGAAACTGCATGGCTAAAAGTTGTAACTCCTTCATGGAATAGACCAGCTACCGCATTTAATCCACTTCCAGATCCAGCTGCTAAAGGTGTTGCTGATAGATATAATGTTACTAATGCATTTGTTGAATTATATACAAAAATACCAGCTGTTAGCGAGGAACCAATACTTTTAGGAACTTTTCGTACAAATGGAACAGGATTTGTACAAATAAAATGGCCTACAGTTTATGGAGGATACGAAGTCACAAACTTTACAGTATGGATACATTGGAAAGATACAGAAATTTATATCTATAGTTTAACTGTTGGTAGTAGTTTTGATGGTACCACAGAAACTGTTTTCGCTAATCAATCTAGAAGATGGAATGGTGCGATAGTAGCTACCGGTACTTGGCCTACAGGATGGCCTGCAGATGGTATTGAAGATCAATTAGGTACCGATGATCTTACAAAATTTGCTACCGATTTCTCCTCTCCAGGTAAAGCTTTCGTAGCTCATGCAGCAATAATATTCAAAGATATTCAAACTAAGGATATATATGGAAACTCACTAGGGAATACTGTGATAAGAGTTTATGAAAACAAAATTACAGATCAAGCTTCAACCGAATCATTAATATATGGTGGAACAGCAGATGCAAATGGATTACTTAAAAATGTCCCTATTCCATTAAACTTAACTAGTGGTATTTCTGGAATTAACTTCCCTATATTGAATGGAAGTATTGCAGTATGGTGGGAAACTGTACTTGTTGGATTTGCAAATCATACTGCTCCACAATACTTTAATGCTACTGGAGACCCTAGTCCTGCTGGTACTGGTTATAATGGAACTACAAATACTATAACTTGTAATGTTGGTATTGCAACATGGAATGTAACTGATAGTGCTGTTAGCATACAACCTCTATGGGGTGCAAGAATTAAGATAAATGTATTAGGTGTAGATGTAGCAGGTACACCTGTAAACTATGCAATAGATAAATGGTTCTTAACAGGTAAAAATGGAGCAGCAGAAGTATTTTTGCCAAATGCTACAAATAACTTAAGATATTGCTATAGTCCAGTTGATATTGCTGTTATTGATACCGCATCATTTGCAGATGATGTTAAATTCTTAGGATTAGGAATTGAAGTTGAATGGAAAGGTGGAGTAAAGAATGCTTATGGAGGCAGTTGGGTATTAGTAAACTATACATTCTTAAATGCTACAGATCCAGTTTTAATGCCTAGTGAATTCTGGGATGCACTTCCTGCTCCTGATCCTACAACAGTAGAAGTACTTGTTAGGGCTACAGTTTATGATATAGCTTTCAAAGTTGTAGATGCTTTAGGAGTACCAGTTGATGGAGCATTAGTTACACTTATTAGACAAAATGGTCCGTCAGTAAAAAAAGAATCTGGAAGATTATCAGGAATAGATATGGCAGAATATGATTATACTACTGAATCTGGATATGTGTTCTTCCATCAATTACCAGGAAAATTACTCGGATATGGTACTTTCCCAGCAGTTTATGGAGTTGAAGTATTTTATGAAGGAATTAAAGTTTACTCTAATCTAACTGTTCTTAAACCTCTAGATTCATCAGTAAATACCTTAGATACAGTAACTATAGATAATTATTTATATGGTAGTAAAGATATTCCATACATAGTACTTAATGCAAGCATTTTCAAAGTTAAAGTACATCTTGCAGATTGCAACTTTAATGGTTTACCATATGTAACAGTAAACTATACTCATCCAACATATGGACCAGTAGTAGATTCATCTGATGGAGATGGAAACATAGATTTAGTAGCTGTTCCAGGAAAATATGAATTTACTGCAGTTTTCTTCAAAGGAAAATTGGCTTATGCAGTTGATGGGAATAATACGATAATTGTTTCAAAGAATGTGAATCTAGCAGTAAATGTGAAATTCAAGATAGCTGATATAATTTTAACATTCTATGATGCTGATAAAGAAGTTACTATTCCAAATCTAAATGCTACTTTATCATGGATTGGAACTTTGCCAAATGGAACAAAAGCAGTATTTGAAGAGAAAACATTGAATGGAACTTTGGTAGATGGAACACCATATAGAGTTTATCGTGATGATACTAGAACAAAAGTTATATTCAAACAAATGCCATCAGCAGTATATAACATAACTGTTACTACAAAAGTAGCAGATGGATCAGGTAAAGAACTTACTCCTGGAAAAGCCTATTGGCCAAATAAGAGAACAGTATACTTTGAAGCATTTAAGAGTATTACAATTGATTGTAGCAATGTTAATTTGGATATACTTACATGGGCATATGATTGGACTTTGAATGTAATAAATGGATTGAAGCCATTAGCAAATGTAACAGTTTATGTTTACAATGATGAAGATAGATTAATGGGAACATGGGTTACGGATGCAACAGGAGTATTGAAATTCGATGTTGAACAAGCCAATTACAAAACAGATACTACTACAGCTTATACTACTAAGCGTATATGGTGGAATGGAACATATCGTATTGAAATAGAATACAAAGCAGCTTGGGATTATCTTGTAACGCTTGTATATAATGCTTCAGTTACAAATCAAACAGCTTCTGCGCATAAATTTGATTTACAAGAAAATGAACATAAAGAAACATTAAAAGTTCCAGTTGGAGATATAATTATAAGAGCTGCTGATAAATGTGGAAAACCATTATATGGAAAATTCGATAATGCTACAGTTGAATTAGGTATATATAAGATTAATCTTGATACTGGAGAAAGCGCGGTTATTAAACATGAAGTAGTAGAAGTTAATGCAACTGGCTTTGCTGTATGGCTACATGTTCCTACGGCAGGCTGGTTCAATGCTACACAAATGGGTCCATATGAAGTAATAAAGAACTTTACAGTAAGAGTACTATGGTATAACAATAGTGCAGTAGTATACGAGAAAGTCTGGAATATGACTAAGGAAGGATTAGACTTTGTTAAAGAAGGAATATACTGTGAAGTATACAATATAACATTTGTGACAGCAATTTGCAAAGATGTGAATAGAGCAGTAAAGAACTTAAATGTTACAATATGGTGGTCAAATGCTACAAATCCAACTCAAAAAGTTTATCCAAAGTGGTGGAATGGAACAGCTTGGATAACAGACCCTGCTGAAGGTAAAATGCCATGGAAAGAAGGGAAATGGACATTTGTAATGGTTCCTGGACCAAAGTACTTTAATGTAAGCGATGCTTATTACCATGTACATGTGTATAATGATGCATTTGAAGATACTGGAATTACTGAACTTGCTTATCCAGGACCAATGGGTACAGAATTAAGCTACTTATACTGGGATCCAGTTGAAGGAGAATGGTTACCAGATGCACCTCATTGCATCTTTAGTGGAAAAGAATTCAGAGTTGGAATAAAGCTAAATGCTACAGACATTGAAGCTTCAGCATTAACATGGAGAAGAGAAGAATACAGATTAGTAAAATATCCAGTAGTTGGATATGTAGTAGAAGCAGAAGTTACAATACCTTTAGATGTAACATTAAAGTTCAAAGGATTAACTGGACCTGATGGAAAGATCTTATTCAAGTCAGGAGATACAATCGATAAAGTTATATGGGCTGGAAGCACAATTGATCATATAGTAATCAAACCAAGCGATGATTTGCAAACACCTGCAAGCGACTTATGGCGTAGCTGGATGGAAGCAAATGTTGGAAGAGCTAATGAGAAATTCGTTATTAAAGACTTTGCAAAAGTATTAAAGCCAATGGAAGGAGCAATATTAGAACTTGAAGATATACCAGTTGAAGTAGCTGATAATGATCCTGATACTGGTTTACATGTGCCATTCAAAGTTCATGGAAACTATACCGCAGTAACTGTTACAGTTTCAGACTTTAACGGAAGACCTATACCTGGAGCATTTGTTGAATTAATAGAGCTAACTTCTAGAAAAGTTTCATCATGGTCTTACACAGATAAGAATGGACAAACAGTAATAATGAATGTCACAGCTGGTTGGCCAACAGTAACATGGAATAACTATATTATAAGAGTATACTTCTTAGGATATGCACCTGCAGAAGTAGGAGGAGCAATACCTATATGGCCTATAACAACAACTAAGATAAGCATACCGGTAGTATATGATACTTGGGAAGATGAGCCAATGCACAAATGGATTACAGTATACAATGAGAAAGGATGGTATGTAGTAGAGGAATGTGGTAAACATTCAGATGTAATAGCAAGAGTATTCGATATGAGACTTAGCTTCTTCTATGAGAAATCAAAGCCAATAGATGTTACAGTTGATATAGCTCCATTAAACTTAGCTCCAGAAGATTTAGGACTTAAAGGATTAGCAGCTAAAGATGGAACATTATTATTACAGAAACTTGTAAGAGGAACATACAAAGTTACTGCTTATTGGAAAGGTAAAATAGTAGCTACAAAGACAATAGATGTAAGTCAAGTAAACGTTGGAACAGTATATGCTGAAATCTCTGTAGAGGTATATGACTTAACATTGCTTGTTACATCAGCCACAGGAGTGCCATTGAGTGATGCAGAAGTAGAAGTTGTAGGAGTTGGAAAAGTTAAAGCTGCCAATGGAATTGCAAGCTTCCCAGCATTGCCTGCGGGAGTTTATACAGTAACTGCTACTTGGTCAAACTATGGAAAGACAGTAAAAGTAGCTGAAGCAACTTCTGAATTAGCAAGATTAAAGGAAACTGGAAAATTAGTTGCAAACGTATTTGATGTCGTATTAACTCTTGTTGATGGTAAAGCTAGACCAATTTCAGGTGCAACAATCAAATTAGCTGGTGTACCTGCAACAACTGATGTTAATGGTAAAGCAGTATTCACATTAGTGCCTGCAGAAGTTGGTGGAACTGTATACGATGTTTCTGCTGAGAAAGATGGTAAAGAAGTAGCAAAAGCTTCAGTAACTGTTTCACCTACAAGAACAGAATTTACAGTACTTGGAGGATTATACGATTTAAGAGTACAAGTTGTTGGTGCTGCTGGACAAGGATTAGCTTCTTCAACAGTTGTTGTGAAGAGAGCAGGTGTTGAAGTTGCTACATTGACTACTGATCCAAACGGAGTTGCAGTTGTTCCACAATTGGTTGCAAGCGATTATGATGTTGAAGTATTGTACAAAGGATTTAGTGGAAGTGCAAGCATATCTGCAAGCGATTTAGCAGCTGGAAAAGCAGTTGTGATATCATTGCCACCATATGCTGAAGTATTTGGAATAGTATTAACATACTGGACATTCTTAGCAATTGTTATAGGACTAATATTACTAGTAATAGTATTGGTAGTACTATTATCAGAATACATTACATGGCGTAGAAGAAAATTAGGAATATACTTACCACCTCCACCAAAGAAAGAAGAGAAATAA
- a CDS encoding DUF3782 domain-containing protein, which produces MPSKLKEKMIKLLKEDIEFRYTVAGLIGLDEILKRLDKHEERFIEILKRLDKHDERFIQIFERLDRHEEELVRLREDMNKGFELVERHISALGARWGIMAEDAFREGIKGLIEKEFNFKIEKWKEYDNEGFVYGYPSLVEIDIAIKDEKIILIEIKSHIRSSDVSIFNRKSIFYERKTNKKPYRLLMITPYADEDAINASKNFQIEIYTKV; this is translated from the coding sequence ATGCCTTCAAAATTAAAAGAGAAAATGATTAAGCTTCTTAAAGAAGATATTGAATTTAGATATACTGTAGCTGGTTTAATAGGATTAGATGAAATATTAAAAAGGCTTGATAAGCACGAAGAGAGGTTTATTGAAATTCTTAAGAGACTTGATAAACATGATGAAAGATTTATTCAAATATTTGAAAGGCTTGATAGACATGAAGAAGAATTAGTAAGATTAAGAGAAGATATGAATAAAGGATTTGAACTTGTTGAAAGGCATATTTCAGCTTTAGGAGCTAGATGGGGAATAATGGCAGAAGATGCATTTAGAGAAGGGATAAAAGGATTGATTGAAAAAGAATTTAATTTTAAAATTGAAAAATGGAAAGAATATGATAATGAGGGGTTTGTGTATGGTTATCCTAGCTTGGTAGAAATCGATATAGCTATAAAAGATGAAAAAATAATATTAATAGAAATTAAATCTCATATTAGAAGTTCTGATGTATCAATTTTTAATAGAAAATCTATTTTTTATGAAAGAAAAACGAATAAAAAACCATATAGATTATTAATGATAACTCCATATGCAGATGAAGATGCAATAAATGCTTCTAAGAATTTTCAAATTGAAATTTATACTAAAGTTTAA
- a CDS encoding aspartyl protease, with translation MGLVKVKFGVFNSQLPTKVIEVEGVVDTGAIYSVIPRKLLEELDIKPLEKRKFRVFGGYVERDISEAGMEIFGRKRTVTVIMGDVEDQVVLGVTALESFGLEVDPVKGTLKEAELLLL, from the coding sequence TTGGGTTTAGTTAAAGTTAAATTTGGAGTTTTTAATTCACAATTGCCTACCAAAGTTATTGAAGTAGAAGGAGTAGTAGATACAGGAGCCATATATAGTGTTATACCACGAAAATTGCTTGAAGAATTAGATATAAAACCTCTTGAGAAAAGAAAGTTTAGAGTTTTTGGTGGATATGTTGAAAGGGATATAAGCGAAGCTGGAATGGAAATTTTTGGTAGAAAAAGGACTGTGACAGTGATTATGGGAGATGTTGAAGATCAAGTTGTGTTAGGTGTAACAGCCTTAGAATCGTTTGGCTTAGAAGTAGATCCAGTAAAAGGAACACTAAAAGAAGCAGAACTCTTACTATTATAA
- a CDS encoding antitoxin VapB family protein: MGKVVMLSDEVYEQLRRMKRPGESFSDLINRLLKNRVKLTEIAGSKTITIEDWKSMEKIFRNRDKLDDIRRSYLLGLINK, from the coding sequence ATGGGAAAAGTAGTTATGCTCTCAGATGAAGTATATGAACAATTAAGAAGAATGAAAAGACCTGGAGAATCTTTTTCTGATCTTATTAATCGTCTTTTAAAAAATAGAGTTAAACTTACTGAAATAGCTGGAAGCAAAACAATTACTATTGAAGATTGGAAAAGTATGGAAAAAATATTTAGAAATCGAGATAAACTAGATGATATAAGAAGAAGCTATTTATTAGGATTGATTAATAAATGA
- a CDS encoding PIN domain-containing protein, producing MNSSEKLKILLDSTYLLPIIGIDVENINEVLLLLKKLYDENKAEYYYTSFNLLEILGKLSRVKYDKKRVAAGLLSIEEEFTILNLTTEGYMKVLDLKAQGYKDIIDLLLYATSLFADILFLTRDYALIDFLKENGEEIKNILLEKEFLAKYG from the coding sequence ATGAATTCTTCAGAGAAACTTAAAATTCTGTTAGATTCTACGTATCTATTACCAATAATTGGTATTGATGTAGAAAATATTAATGAAGTATTACTTTTGCTTAAGAAATTATATGATGAAAATAAAGCAGAATATTACTATACTTCATTCAATTTATTAGAAATATTAGGAAAGTTAAGTAGAGTAAAATATGATAAGAAAAGAGTAGCTGCGGGATTATTATCCATAGAAGAAGAATTTACAATTCTTAACTTAACTACAGAAGGTTATATGAAAGTATTAGACCTTAAAGCTCAAGGATATAAGGATATTATAGATTTATTGCTTTATGCAACTTCACTATTTGCAGATATATTATTCTTAACTAGAGACTATGCTTTAATAGATTTTCTTAAAGAAAATGGTGAAGAGATTAAAAACATATTATTAGAGAAAGAATTTTTAGCAAAATATGGCTAA
- a CDS encoding AbrB/MazE/SpoVT family DNA-binding domain-containing protein, which produces MVSEVKVRISKKNTLYIPKAIANSVNIKEGDMVKLKIDGSKIVIEAIPNPFNLALKGSKFAKTTFEEFEKESEELQNEFFRET; this is translated from the coding sequence ATGGTCTCAGAAGTTAAGGTTAGAATTAGTAAGAAGAATACTTTATACATTCCTAAAGCAATAGCTAATAGTGTGAATATTAAGGAAGGTGATATGGTAAAGCTTAAAATTGATGGTTCTAAAATAGTTATAGAAGCTATACCAAATCCTTTTAATTTAGCTTTGAAAGGATCTAAGTTTGCTAAAACAACTTTTGAAGAATTTGAAAAAGAATCTGAGGAATTGCAAAATGAATTCTTCAGAGAAACTTAA
- a CDS encoding UDP-glucose/GDP-mannose dehydrogenase family protein: MIKRISVFGVGYVGLCTAVCFANKGFKVISVTTTPEKAEKINSGNPIIYEPGLEKMLKKVLKKKLFYCTIDYKYAIANSDISFIAVGTPSLPNGSIDLGQIKSVSKNIGEVLKEKNNYHLIVVKSTVVPNTSEKIVKPIIEENSNKKCGKDFGLCMSPEFLREGAAIYDTLNPDRIVIGGYDKKSINTLERIYKKFYGRKLPPIIKTNLSTAELIKYASNAFLAMKISFINTIANICEKIPGADIVEVAKGIGLDKRIGPYFLNAGLGYGGSCFPKDVKALIAFSKELGYNPLLIESVEEVNKFQPYKAIELAKKILGNLENKRIAILGLAFKPNTDDMREAVSIKIINKLLEEKAEIIAYDPMAIENAKKIFGEKIKYASSIIDCIKNTDCCIIVTEWDEFKKIKPETFIKYMRNPAIVDGRRIYNPEEYSKKIRIEFIGYGK, translated from the coding sequence ATTATAAAAAGAATATCAGTTTTTGGAGTAGGATATGTAGGTTTATGCACAGCTGTATGTTTTGCTAATAAAGGTTTTAAAGTTATTTCTGTTACTACAACTCCTGAAAAAGCTGAAAAAATTAATTCTGGAAATCCAATTATTTATGAGCCTGGATTAGAAAAAATGTTAAAAAAAGTATTAAAGAAGAAGTTATTCTATTGTACAATAGATTATAAATATGCTATTGCAAATTCAGATATTTCATTTATAGCAGTAGGAACACCAAGTTTACCAAATGGAAGCATAGACCTTGGACAAATAAAATCTGTATCTAAAAATATTGGTGAAGTATTAAAAGAGAAAAATAATTATCATTTAATAGTTGTAAAAAGCACAGTTGTACCAAATACTTCGGAGAAAATTGTTAAACCAATAATTGAAGAAAATTCTAATAAAAAATGTGGAAAAGATTTTGGTTTATGTATGAGTCCTGAATTTTTACGTGAAGGAGCAGCAATATATGATACATTGAATCCAGATAGAATAGTAATTGGAGGGTATGATAAAAAATCTATTAATACTTTAGAGAGAATCTATAAAAAATTTTATGGAAGAAAATTACCACCAATAATTAAAACAAATTTATCAACAGCTGAATTGATTAAATATGCAAGCAATGCATTTTTAGCAATGAAAATAAGTTTCATAAATACTATAGCAAATATTTGTGAAAAAATACCTGGTGCAGATATAGTAGAAGTAGCAAAAGGAATAGGATTAGATAAAAGGATTGGACCATATTTTCTGAATGCTGGATTAGGATATGGGGGCTCATGTTTTCCAAAAGATGTTAAAGCATTAATTGCATTTTCTAAAGAATTAGGATATAATCCTTTATTAATAGAAAGTGTTGAAGAAGTAAATAAATTTCAACCATATAAAGCTATAGAATTAGCTAAAAAAATTCTAGGAAATTTAGAAAATAAAAGAATAGCAATATTAGGATTAGCTTTTAAACCAAATACAGATGATATGCGTGAAGCAGTATCAATAAAAATAATAAATAAATTATTAGAAGAAAAAGCAGAAATAATAGCTTATGATCCAATGGCTATTGAAAATGCTAAAAAAATTTTTGGAGAAAAAATAAAATATGCCTCTTCAATAATTGATTGTATTAAAAATACTGATTGTTGCATAATTGTTACAGAATGGGATGAATTTAAGAAAATTAAACCTGAAACATTTATAAAATATATGAGAAATCCAGCAATAGTTGATGGAAGACGTATTTACAATCCAGAAGAATATAGTAAAAAAATTAGAATAGAATTTATAGGATATGGAAAATAA
- a CDS encoding UTP--glucose-1-phosphate uridylyltransferase — MIRKAVIPAAGLGTRLLPITKEMPKEMLPLFIKSSNGQIYLKSLLQLVFEQLYDIGFQRFCFIIGRGKRAIEDHFTPDYECIEMLKNKGKENTAQEIKNFYKKIENSTIVWVNQPQPKGFGDAILKAQSFVGDEPFLVHAGDTYIISNENKHLKDLIKFFEENKCDVIFLTKKVEDAKKYGVIEGKKISENIYEIKRVIEKPEKPPTNIAIMPVYIFHPVIFKAIEVTSPGVGGEIQLTDAIQKIIDWKLKIYALELEPNDIVLDIGSPETYWEALRLSYEYSIKE, encoded by the coding sequence TTGATTAGAAAAGCAGTTATTCCAGCTGCTGGGCTTGGAACTCGTTTGCTTCCAATAACTAAAGAAATGCCTAAAGAAATGCTTCCATTATTTATTAAATCTTCAAATGGTCAAATTTATTTAAAATCTCTTTTACAATTAGTTTTTGAGCAGCTTTATGATATTGGTTTTCAAAGATTTTGTTTCATTATTGGACGTGGAAAAAGAGCTATAGAAGATCATTTCACGCCGGATTATGAATGTATTGAAATGCTTAAAAATAAAGGTAAAGAAAATACAGCTCAAGAAATAAAAAATTTTTATAAAAAAATTGAAAATTCAACAATAGTATGGGTTAATCAACCTCAACCAAAAGGTTTTGGAGATGCAATTTTAAAAGCACAATCATTTGTTGGAGATGAACCTTTTCTTGTGCATGCAGGAGATACTTATATTATTTCAAATGAAAATAAGCATTTAAAAGATTTAATAAAATTTTTTGAAGAAAATAAATGCGATGTTATTTTCTTAACTAAAAAAGTAGAAGATGCTAAAAAATATGGAGTAATAGAAGGAAAGAAAATAAGCGAGAATATTTATGAAATAAAAAGAGTTATTGAAAAACCTGAAAAACCTCCAACAAATATTGCAATAATGCCAGTATATATTTTCCATCCAGTTATTTTTAAAGCAATAGAAGTAACTTCTCCAGGAGTTGGAGGAGAAATTCAGCTTACAGATGCTATTCAAAAAATTATTGATTGGAAATTAAAAATATATGCTTTAGAATTAGAACCTAATGATATAGTTCTTGATATTGGTAGCCCAGAAACATATTGGGAGGCATTAAGATTATCTTATGAATATTCTATAAAGGAATGA
- a CDS encoding UDP-glucuronic acid decarboxylase family protein, whose amino-acid sequence MEKDFFKGKKFLVTGGAGFIGSWICDALIKLNANVTCLDNLSSGKNENIEHLLKNKNFKFINKDVTKFEEKNEKYDYILHLASRAAPEEYQKYPIETLLANSLGSLNMLELARKNDSIILFTSTSEIYGDAKIIPTPEEYWGNVNPVGPRSCYDEAKRFSEALFIAYQKQYGLDTRILRIFNTYGPRIRADGFYARVIPRFIIQALNNEDITVYGDGEQTRSFCYISDTIEAILLAIYKKEARNEIINIGNPKEIKIIELAKKIKLLTNSSSKIVFKTLPPDDPRRRCPDISKAKKILKWYPKIDLEKGLMKTIQWFKK is encoded by the coding sequence ATTGAAAAAGATTTCTTTAAAGGGAAAAAGTTCCTTGTTACTGGAGGAGCAGGATTTATTGGAAGTTGGATATGTGATGCTTTAATTAAATTGAATGCAAATGTAACATGTTTAGATAATTTATCTTCTGGGAAAAATGAAAATATAGAACATTTACTTAAGAATAAAAATTTTAAATTCATAAATAAAGATGTTACAAAATTTGAAGAAAAGAATGAAAAATATGATTATATACTTCATTTAGCTAGTAGAGCAGCTCCTGAAGAATATCAAAAATATCCAATTGAAACATTGCTTGCTAATTCTTTAGGAAGTTTAAATATGCTTGAATTAGCTAGAAAAAATGATTCAATAATTTTATTTACTTCAACAAGTGAAATATATGGAGATGCAAAAATAATTCCTACTCCTGAAGAATATTGGGGAAATGTAAATCCTGTAGGCCCTCGATCTTGTTATGATGAAGCAAAAAGATTTAGTGAAGCTTTATTTATAGCATATCAAAAACAATATGGATTAGACACTCGTATTTTACGTATTTTTAATACTTATGGTCCAAGAATAAGAGCTGATGGATTTTATGCAAGAGTTATACCTAGATTTATTATCCAAGCATTAAATAATGAAGATATAACAGTTTATGGTGATGGAGAACAAACAAGATCCTTTTGTTATATTTCTGATACCATTGAAGCAATTTTACTTGCAATTTATAAAAAAGAAGCTAGAAATGAAATTATTAATATTGGAAACCCAAAAGAAATAAAAATAATTGAATTAGCTAAAAAAATTAAATTATTAACTAATAGTTCATCAAAAATAGTTTTTAAAACTTTACCTCCAGATGACCCGAGAAGAAGATGCCCAGATATAAGTAAAGCTAAAAAAATATTAAAATGGTATCCAAAAATAGATTTAGAAAAAGGATTAATGAAAACTATCCAATGGTTTAAAAAGTGA